DNA from Verrucomicrobiia bacterium:
CCGGGGAGGTCGCAGAGTTCTTCTCAGGTAGTGTTGTCGGCATGCCCCTCTTAGTTACTCAGCCATACTTACCGTATAGACTGCCTTCTCTGTATAGAATACCAGGGAGTCGGATCTCTCGAAATAGAACATCCCTTGGACAGGTGAGGTGCTAGGGAGTGTGTAAGGGATTTTCCTACTGTTTCCCTGGAGGTTGTACTGAATGAGGGAATTGCTTGTTGGCTCTGGGAGGTAGAAGGTGTTGCTTGTTTTCCAGGCAGCAGTAGCCACGGTGCCCGCAGTGGCAATGGCTGTTTCTTTCCCCGTCGCTAGGTCTCGAAGGCTAAGGGCTAAATTGTCCCGCTCAAGGAGGAGGGTTCGTTCGTCAGGGCTAAAGCTTACGCTGCGGACATTACCAGTGTCAGTAGCGGGGACAAAGTTTCCGTTTACCAGGTTATAGATCCAGACATTGTTCTGGCTTGCATCAACCGATTGGTTCAATACGGCAATAAAGCGGCTGCCTGGTGACCAAACCACTTTGGGGTTCGTGAAGCCGGTCATGTCGGCCTTGCGCTCCATGGTGGTAAACCGCTTATCGGAAAGGATTAGTGACCGCTCCCCGTTTGCCCGCATAAGTGCAGCTGCTACCCGGTCATCGTTAGGGTCCCAAACGGGAGAGACTACTTCTAACTCAGCCACTTTGTCAAAACGCTGGGTACGGAAGTCGAACTTAGGCATCTCTAACAGGTATACGCCGTCATTGCGGGTCACCATGGCGACATCACCACTGATGGGCCATTGGACGTCCCGTATCGGGCTAATGCTGCGCTCGCTGACGGCAACTTGAGATTGGGTGGTTGTCTCTAGGCGGTAGAGGCGTGTGCCGCTGTCACCTACGTAGAAAACCAGGTTGTCATCTGGGAGTGGGCGCACAAAGCTGACGGTGGCACTTTCATTTTGCAGTGCGCTAATGGGTGCCAGGGTAAACACGGGACGGACCGTAATGGTTTCACCTACTGGTATACGGATGTCCTGAGAGAAAGGCAGGTATTTAGGGCGGGAGACTTCAAGCTTGTACTGCCCCGCAATAACAGGGACACGTAGACCTTGCTTGGTGGGCTTGGCCTTGGTGGTAACGCCATTAAGCTTAATGGTAATAGCCTCTTGGGGAACCTGGAGGATGAGGGTGCTCTGTCTTGAGCGGGTATAGAGAAAGATGCTGCTTACCGCTGCAATAATTACGGCGCTAGTAATGAGGACGCCGCGTATCCTAAGGGCACGTTTGCTTGCGGCAAACGGATGCGCGCTCATAGGTTAATGCCGCCCGATACGAGAGGGATCATATAG
Protein-coding regions in this window:
- a CDS encoding WD40 repeat domain-containing protein gives rise to the protein MSAHPFAASKRALRIRGVLITSAVIIAAVSSIFLYTRSRQSTLILQVPQEAITIKLNGVTTKAKPTKQGLRVPVIAGQYKLEVSRPKYLPFSQDIRIPVGETITVRPVFTLAPISALQNESATVSFVRPLPDDNLVFYVGDSGTRLYRLETTTQSQVAVSERSISPIRDVQWPISGDVAMVTRNDGVYLLEMPKFDFRTQRFDKVAELEVVSPVWDPNDDRVAAALMRANGERSLILSDKRFTTMERKADMTGFTNPKVVWSPGSRFIAVLNQSVDASQNNVWIYNLVNGNFVPATDTGNVRSVSFSPDERTLLLERDNLALSLRDLATGKETAIATAGTVATAAWKTSNTFYLPEPTSNSLIQYNLQGNSRKIPYTLPSTSPVQGMFYFERSDSLVFYTEKAVYTVSMAE